One region of Haloprofundus salilacus genomic DNA includes:
- a CDS encoding PH domain-containing protein → MKLSPLSVPYRVAQKAGSLLFSLVILFFTGVTGLQQALGAAGLLLAVGVLFAVGFALVGYEVAYYRHYEYELTNDTFDIRSGVFSRRTREIPLARIQNVDISRNVVQRFLDIAAVDFETAGGSETEAAIRYVSFEEAKRLQRDIGRRKRGDSEDDDESAKDETELLFALSDRELALVGLLSFDLRVPGIVAFVASSSVPILSSVIPSLSELTVLAVGGVLLAVGILLFSWVVGIVVAVLNYYDFRLSQTTGELRYERGLVQRYDGSIPFDKVQTLTIEENPLKRRFGYATLAIETAGYAPGQGGSYGSEAAIPLASVDRVLSLARDIDGFGEFDFRRPPKRIRRRYVGRYLIALGVVLAAFYGVNYALGGSYPWYVAAVALPVIPVAAHYKWKHRGYWLDDRHVVTRNGFWNRQTRVVPYHRIQTIIDSRTLFQRRWRVATVTVDTAGSRSLAARDAAAVDVDREVAGRLRSTLETRLRESLVARRREGVEDGDGGARKSEGTGTADDNPAHAADSVHSDSEHADDAGSPNDDDGPSTI, encoded by the coding sequence ATGAAACTCTCTCCGCTGTCGGTTCCGTATCGGGTCGCCCAGAAAGCGGGGAGCCTCCTGTTCTCGCTCGTCATCCTGTTTTTCACGGGCGTGACCGGTCTCCAACAGGCGCTCGGCGCCGCAGGCCTCCTCCTCGCCGTCGGTGTGCTGTTCGCTGTCGGTTTCGCTCTCGTCGGCTACGAAGTGGCCTACTACCGGCACTACGAGTACGAGCTCACCAACGACACGTTCGACATCCGCTCGGGAGTGTTCTCCCGACGGACCCGCGAGATTCCGCTCGCGCGGATTCAGAACGTCGATATCAGCCGAAACGTCGTCCAGCGCTTCCTCGACATCGCGGCGGTCGACTTCGAGACCGCCGGCGGCAGCGAGACGGAGGCGGCGATTCGCTACGTCAGTTTCGAGGAGGCAAAGCGGCTTCAGCGCGACATCGGCCGCCGGAAGCGCGGCGACTCCGAGGACGACGACGAGTCGGCGAAGGACGAAACCGAACTGCTCTTTGCGCTCTCGGACCGCGAACTGGCGCTCGTCGGTCTGCTCTCGTTCGACCTCCGGGTACCGGGCATTGTCGCATTCGTCGCCTCCAGTTCGGTGCCGATTCTCTCCTCTGTGATACCGTCGCTCTCGGAACTGACCGTCCTCGCCGTCGGCGGTGTACTGCTCGCCGTCGGCATCCTGCTGTTTTCGTGGGTTGTCGGCATCGTCGTCGCGGTGCTCAACTACTACGACTTCCGCCTCTCGCAAACGACTGGTGAACTCCGGTACGAGCGCGGTCTCGTCCAGCGCTACGACGGGTCGATTCCGTTCGACAAGGTCCAGACGCTCACTATCGAAGAGAATCCGCTCAAGCGGCGGTTCGGCTACGCGACGCTCGCCATCGAGACGGCCGGGTACGCGCCGGGACAGGGCGGCAGCTACGGGTCGGAGGCCGCAATTCCGCTGGCGAGCGTCGACCGGGTGCTGTCGTTGGCCCGTGACATCGACGGATTCGGCGAGTTCGACTTTCGACGGCCGCCGAAGCGCATCCGCCGGCGCTACGTCGGCCGGTATCTCATCGCCCTGGGCGTCGTTCTCGCCGCGTTCTACGGCGTGAACTACGCGCTCGGCGGGAGCTACCCGTGGTATGTGGCCGCCGTCGCCCTGCCCGTGATTCCGGTGGCCGCGCACTACAAGTGGAAACACCGCGGCTACTGGCTGGACGACCGCCACGTCGTCACCCGAAACGGCTTCTGGAACCGCCAGACGCGGGTCGTCCCCTACCACCGCATCCAGACCATCATCGACAGCCGAACGCTCTTCCAGCGTCGCTGGCGCGTCGCCACCGTCACCGTCGACACCGCAGGGTCGCGGTCGCTTGCCGCTCGCGACGCCGCCGCCGTCGACGTCGACCGGGAGGTGGCCGGACGGCTTCGCTCGACGCTCGAAACTCGACTCCGCGAGTCGCTCGTGGCGCGTCGACGCGAGGGAGTAGAGGACGGCGACGGCGGCGCGAGGAAGAGCGAGGGCACCGGAACGGCGGACGACAACCCAGCGCACGCCGCCGACTCGGTGCACTCGGACTCAGAGCACGCCGACGACGCGGGGTCACCGAACGACGACGACGGTCCGAGTACGATCTAA
- a CDS encoding PH domain-containing protein: MMRLHPRVQLLWSLRALITAAVVGAFATVLNVFVFDRTMWLPVAVFLVVLAFGVGVAILRYRYWRYEVRNDSLYLERGVFTRVRTVVPFVRIQHVDSSRSPVERIAGLATTVVYTAGSRGADVTIPGLSASGSDELQERIKRLAIRAEGDDAV; this comes from the coding sequence ATGATGCGACTGCACCCCCGCGTACAACTGCTCTGGTCGCTCCGTGCGCTGATCACCGCCGCCGTCGTCGGGGCGTTCGCCACCGTCCTCAACGTCTTCGTCTTCGATCGGACGATGTGGCTGCCGGTCGCCGTCTTCCTCGTCGTCCTCGCGTTCGGCGTCGGCGTCGCGATCCTCCGGTACCGCTACTGGCGCTACGAAGTCCGTAACGACTCGCTGTACCTGGAGCGCGGGGTGTTCACCCGCGTCCGCACGGTGGTTCCGTTCGTCCGCATCCAGCACGTCGACTCCTCGCGGTCGCCCGTCGAGCGCATCGCGGGGCTGGCGACCACCGTGGTGTACACCGCCGGCTCTCGGGGCGCGGACGTCACCATCCCCGGCCTCTCGGCGTCCGGCTCAGACGAACTCCAAGAGCGCATCAAGCGACTGGCCATCCGCGCCGAGGGTGACGACGCGGTATGA
- a CDS encoding DUF7260 family protein, whose product MTTERPTFDAVGRPVRDARDVVRNERRRTVDEREAFCAFAERLQGIQPATAGRTVPAAVRGTSAGDGGPNATKRVLSAYRQTVMAVPHYESEYGDTVGRSIVEEFGPSVGGALVSAEGLTPELRRVVVEVTEESASDRESFLALLDEETDSLTSALERIDAVAEALRALDDRPLPERSFDDLLELRARVSTLERRANDLHADRQARIRSHRQRLGITDTDLPTFLYRERSYTYPVLSAFATLVDAIRRARRRVERQLTATA is encoded by the coding sequence ATGACGACGGAGCGACCGACCTTCGATGCGGTCGGACGGCCGGTCAGAGACGCCCGGGACGTAGTTCGTAATGAGCGCCGTCGGACCGTCGACGAGCGCGAGGCGTTCTGCGCCTTCGCGGAGCGACTACAGGGGATTCAGCCGGCCACCGCCGGGCGCACCGTTCCGGCGGCGGTCAGGGGAACGAGCGCCGGCGACGGCGGCCCGAACGCGACCAAGCGCGTCCTGAGCGCGTACCGACAGACCGTGATGGCCGTCCCGCACTACGAAAGCGAGTACGGCGACACCGTCGGCCGGAGCATCGTCGAGGAGTTCGGACCGAGCGTCGGCGGCGCGCTCGTCTCCGCGGAGGGGTTGACGCCGGAACTCCGACGCGTCGTCGTCGAAGTCACCGAAGAGTCTGCGTCCGACCGCGAGTCGTTTCTCGCGCTGCTCGACGAGGAGACGGACTCGCTGACAAGCGCGCTCGAACGCATCGACGCCGTCGCGGAGGCGCTCCGAGCGCTGGACGACCGGCCGCTCCCCGAGCGGTCGTTCGACGACCTTCTGGAACTCAGAGCGCGCGTTTCGACGCTCGAACGCCGGGCGAACGACCTCCACGCCGACCGACAGGCCAGAATCCGGAGTCACCGACAGCGACTCGGCATCACCGACACCGACTTGCCGACGTTTCTCTACCGGGAGCGGTCGTACACGTACCCGGTGCTCTCCGCGTTCGCGACGCTGGTCGACGCGATTCGACGCGCCCGTCGTCGCGTCGAACGGCAGTTGACCGCGACGGCCTGA
- a CDS encoding DUF4349 domain-containing protein, whose protein sequence is MRVSSRTIATLVLAFLLVTAGCAGSNTGGDAGGHNVEMSSSGGGDGASATDAAAEGETANVDSTAQISQQRELIRIGELRMRVDDFERARDNLTAAVEARGGYVSDTSVSNRGEGNETWSQGRIVLRVPQENYTSMLDAAKSEGAVQFEETKTEDVTDQIVDLEARLENLRAERDRLRELYDRANETEDVLAVQRELSDVQSEIERLEGQLQSLEQRVAYSTLTIHLEEPRPEGLYDRAEWYDTGVLAAFLESVSGVGVTLRAIVVGVAYAAPYLLVFGTPLVGAAVLLFRRFRG, encoded by the coding sequence ATGCGTGTCAGTTCACGAACGATTGCGACGCTAGTTCTCGCGTTCCTGTTGGTGACCGCGGGATGTGCAGGCAGTAATACCGGCGGAGACGCCGGCGGCCACAACGTGGAGATGTCTTCCAGCGGCGGCGGCGACGGCGCGTCGGCGACCGACGCGGCCGCCGAGGGCGAGACGGCGAACGTCGATAGTACCGCGCAGATCTCACAGCAGCGCGAGCTAATCCGCATCGGCGAGTTACGGATGCGAGTCGACGACTTCGAGCGCGCCCGCGACAACCTCACCGCCGCCGTCGAAGCGCGCGGCGGCTACGTCAGCGACACGAGTGTCTCGAACCGCGGCGAAGGTAACGAGACGTGGTCTCAGGGCCGCATCGTCCTGCGCGTCCCGCAGGAGAACTACACGTCGATGCTCGACGCCGCCAAGAGCGAGGGAGCGGTGCAGTTCGAGGAGACGAAGACGGAGGACGTGACCGACCAGATCGTCGATTTGGAGGCTCGACTCGAGAACCTCCGCGCCGAACGTGACCGCCTCCGCGAACTCTACGACCGGGCGAACGAGACGGAGGACGTGCTGGCCGTCCAGCGCGAACTGTCGGACGTCCAGTCCGAAATCGAGCGACTCGAAGGCCAGTTGCAGTCGCTCGAACAGCGCGTTGCCTACTCCACGCTCACGATCCACCTCGAAGAACCGCGGCCGGAAGGCCTGTACGACCGCGCCGAGTGGTACGACACCGGCGTACTGGCGGCGTTCCTCGAATCGGTCAGCGGCGTCGGCGTCACGCTCCGCGCGATAGTCGTCGGGGTTGCCTACGCCGCGCCGTACCTACTCGTCTTCGGCACGCCGCTAGTCGGCGCGGCGGTCCTCCTCTTTCGCCGCTTCCGCGGGTGA
- a CDS encoding inositol monophosphatase family protein produces the protein METADVEELAAVAERAVRAGGEFLRDEFRDGTVDGEYGTDDVKAAADRAAEERVVSVIRESFPDHAIDAEEAGRSGSSRYEWVVDPLDGTNNFAAGLPMFASAVAVVEDNSPVVSAIYEPLPDTLYLARRGHGATVNGERIRPSESADRLSLEHGTVSFVLGLPAVRDADRRRQGREMVAALDGVCKRVLETWSPCVDWGLLATGRIEGLVAFYPDVYEQYAGSLLAAEAGVESVESESTYVAAGDRATLEALVETLPASVRPKLD, from the coding sequence ATGGAGACCGCCGACGTAGAGGAGTTGGCCGCGGTAGCAGAGCGGGCAGTTCGCGCCGGCGGGGAGTTCCTGCGCGACGAGTTCCGAGACGGGACCGTCGACGGCGAGTACGGAACCGACGACGTGAAGGCGGCCGCCGACCGCGCCGCTGAAGAACGGGTCGTCTCCGTGATTCGCGAGTCGTTTCCGGACCACGCAATCGATGCCGAGGAAGCGGGCCGCTCCGGGTCGAGTCGCTACGAGTGGGTCGTCGACCCGCTGGACGGCACGAACAACTTCGCCGCAGGACTGCCGATGTTCGCTTCCGCCGTCGCCGTGGTCGAAGACAACTCACCCGTCGTTTCGGCCATCTACGAACCGCTCCCCGACACGCTGTATCTCGCGCGCCGAGGACACGGCGCGACGGTGAACGGCGAGCGGATTCGACCCAGCGAGAGCGCGGACCGCCTGTCGCTCGAACACGGCACCGTCTCGTTCGTCCTCGGACTACCGGCTGTCCGCGATGCCGACCGCCGGCGACAGGGCAGAGAGATGGTCGCCGCGCTCGACGGCGTCTGCAAGCGCGTTCTCGAGACGTGGTCGCCGTGCGTCGACTGGGGGCTACTCGCGACCGGGCGAATCGAGGGACTCGTCGCCTTCTATCCGGACGTGTACGAGCAGTACGCGGGATCGTTGTTGGCGGCGGAGGCGGGCGTCGAATCCGTCGAGTCCGAGAGCACGTACGTCGCCGCGGGTGACCGCGCGACGTTGGAAGCGCTCGTCGAGACGCTCCCGGCGTCGGTCCGTCCGAAACTCGACTAG
- a CDS encoding S9 family peptidase: protein MSDPIPLESFYDFTEISQTFAVSPDGEHVAFVTAESDQHEEKRLTSLFVAPTDGSREPHRLTRVPGGSQPKWSPDGDRLAFVAAREKDTERRVGWQKTDDEDENEESGADEADDDDNGDDEPKSQVWLFDLSFGGDARQVTEFDEGVREFDWSPDGDRLVVSARDPTEEEREYLDSRRDGGPIETERLQHKADGVGYLDSVTTYLFVVDIESGESERLDDAYGGGAFEPLSGMNPAWGSSDRIAFTSCRLENPDDTMVRDVYSIAPDGSDLEQWTDSDLAVNSPTWSPDGESLAFVASDPENWYVPTQLFVHDGEAYESLTAELDRTLGRGVSPQWADDETLYVLVGDEGKTRPIRAGIDGSVERVFAAQGDDRAVKGFDLGGDTAGVVLSHPSEGQDLFALEIPDLGAENESASFVRLSHVNGEFTEEYEMPQVRRVTYESDGWDVEGIVYAPPEFDFENPEAHPLVVAIHGGPVSYDEPEFSFTHAAFTSRGYVVFRPNYRGGSSYGRQFAETLRGRWGTVEVEDIAAGIEEMVDRGYADPDRVFGHGFSYGGIAQGFLVTQTDLLTAAAPEHGLYDLRSAYGTDDSHIWTETEYGVPWEASEVLDASSSILDVGDLSTPLLVMAGEEDWRCPPSQSEQLYVSAKKQGVDAKFVLYPDEHHNVGDPDRAIHRLEQILEWYERHDPAK, encoded by the coding sequence ATGAGCGACCCGATACCACTCGAATCCTTCTACGACTTCACCGAGATCTCGCAGACGTTCGCGGTGTCACCCGACGGTGAGCACGTCGCGTTCGTCACCGCCGAATCCGACCAGCACGAGGAGAAACGGCTCACCTCGCTGTTCGTCGCTCCGACCGATGGGAGTCGAGAGCCGCACCGACTGACGCGCGTCCCGGGCGGGAGTCAGCCGAAGTGGAGTCCCGACGGCGACAGACTCGCGTTCGTCGCCGCGCGCGAGAAAGACACCGAGCGCCGCGTCGGGTGGCAGAAGACAGACGACGAGGACGAAAACGAAGAGAGCGGAGCGGACGAAGCAGACGACGATGACAACGGCGACGACGAGCCGAAGTCGCAGGTCTGGCTGTTCGACCTCTCGTTCGGCGGCGACGCCCGACAGGTCACCGAATTCGACGAGGGCGTCCGCGAGTTCGACTGGTCGCCCGACGGCGACCGTCTCGTCGTCTCCGCGCGCGACCCGACCGAGGAGGAGCGCGAGTACCTCGACAGCCGGCGCGACGGTGGTCCCATCGAGACCGAGCGACTCCAGCACAAAGCCGACGGTGTGGGGTACCTCGACTCGGTCACCACGTACCTGTTCGTCGTCGATATCGAATCGGGCGAGTCCGAACGACTTGACGACGCCTACGGCGGCGGCGCGTTCGAACCGCTCTCGGGGATGAACCCGGCGTGGGGTTCGAGCGACCGAATCGCGTTCACCTCCTGCCGCCTCGAAAACCCCGACGACACGATGGTTCGAGACGTCTACAGCATCGCTCCCGACGGGAGCGACCTCGAACAGTGGACCGACTCGGACCTCGCCGTCAACTCACCGACGTGGTCGCCCGACGGCGAGTCGCTCGCGTTCGTCGCCAGCGACCCCGAGAACTGGTACGTCCCCACCCAGCTGTTCGTCCACGACGGCGAGGCGTACGAGTCGCTCACCGCCGAACTCGACCGAACGTTGGGTCGCGGGGTGAGCCCGCAGTGGGCCGACGACGAGACGCTGTACGTCCTCGTCGGCGACGAAGGGAAAACGCGGCCGATTCGCGCCGGCATCGACGGAAGCGTCGAGCGAGTGTTCGCGGCGCAGGGCGACGACCGCGCGGTGAAAGGGTTCGACCTCGGCGGCGACACAGCGGGAGTCGTCCTCTCGCATCCGAGCGAGGGGCAGGATCTGTTCGCTCTGGAGATCCCAGACCTCGGTGCGGAAAACGAATCGGCGTCGTTCGTCCGACTCTCGCACGTCAACGGCGAGTTCACCGAGGAGTACGAGATGCCGCAGGTGCGACGCGTGACATACGAATCGGATGGATGGGATGTGGAGGGGATCGTCTACGCACCGCCCGAGTTCGACTTCGAGAATCCGGAGGCGCACCCGCTCGTCGTCGCCATTCACGGCGGTCCCGTCTCCTACGACGAACCGGAGTTCAGCTTCACGCACGCGGCGTTCACCTCGCGCGGGTACGTTGTCTTCCGGCCGAACTACCGCGGCGGATCGTCGTACGGCCGGCAGTTCGCCGAGACGCTCCGCGGGCGCTGGGGAACCGTCGAAGTCGAGGACATCGCCGCCGGCATCGAGGAGATGGTCGACCGCGGCTACGCCGACCCCGACCGCGTCTTCGGCCACGGCTTCTCCTACGGCGGCATCGCGCAGGGCTTCCTCGTCACGCAGACCGACCTCCTGACCGCCGCCGCGCCCGAGCACGGCCTCTACGACCTTCGTTCCGCTTATGGTACCGACGACAGCCATATCTGGACCGAGACGGAGTACGGCGTCCCCTGGGAGGCGAGCGAGGTGCTGGACGCCTCGTCGAGCATTCTCGACGTCGGCGACCTTTCGACGCCGCTTCTGGTGATGGCTGGCGAGGAGGACTGGCGCTGCCCGCCGTCGCAGTCCGAGCAGTTGTACGTCAGCGCGAAGAAGCAGGGTGTCGACGCGAAGTTCGTCCTCTATCCTGACGAACACCACAACGTCGGCGACCCGGACCGCGCGATTCACCGACTGGAACAGATTCTGGAGTGGTACGAACGGCACGACCCGGCGAAGTAA
- a CDS encoding IclR family transcriptional regulator — protein MANGPTEPVKAVETTLEILEALEAADSAGVSELATELGRSKSTVHRHLSTLENRGYVARNGSAYHVGLRSLRLAASALDQQLVYPVTKSVVNELAEETGESAAVAVEEQSRAVYLYYNRTDQAVRTDASLGIRLYLHCTGAGKAILAHLPEGRVEEILDERGLPEKTQNTITDRETLFDELAEIRRTGVAFDDEERLDGMRGVATPILNRETNDLLGALTVAGPTRRVNGRWFREDIPDLLQRASKMVEVSVTYQ, from the coding sequence ATGGCGAACGGTCCCACCGAACCGGTCAAAGCGGTCGAAACGACGCTGGAGATCCTCGAAGCGCTCGAAGCGGCCGACAGCGCCGGCGTCTCCGAGTTAGCGACGGAACTCGGTCGTTCGAAGAGCACTGTCCACAGACATCTCTCGACGCTGGAGAACCGAGGGTACGTCGCACGAAACGGATCTGCGTATCACGTCGGTCTTCGTTCGCTTCGTCTCGCGGCGAGCGCACTGGACCAGCAGCTCGTCTACCCGGTCACGAAATCGGTAGTGAACGAACTGGCCGAGGAGACCGGCGAGTCCGCCGCCGTCGCCGTCGAAGAGCAGAGCCGAGCGGTCTACCTATACTACAACCGCACCGACCAAGCAGTCCGGACGGACGCGAGTCTCGGTATCCGTCTCTACCTTCACTGCACGGGGGCGGGGAAAGCGATACTCGCGCATCTCCCGGAAGGACGTGTCGAGGAAATCTTAGACGAGCGCGGACTGCCGGAAAAGACCCAGAACACGATTACCGACCGCGAGACGCTGTTCGACGAACTCGCCGAGATACGGCGAACCGGCGTCGCCTTCGACGACGAGGAGCGACTCGACGGAATGCGCGGCGTCGCGACGCCAATTCTCAACCGCGAGACGAACGACCTGCTCGGTGCGCTGACGGTCGCCGGACCCACCCGTCGAGTCAACGGCCGCTGGTTCCGCGAGGACATTCCCGACCTGCTCCAACGCGCCTCGAAGATGGTCGAAGTGAGCGTAACGTACCAGTGA
- a CDS encoding citrate transporter, whose product MTVLAAVGILAVFAVFGLLMMTETVPTFIALAAMALGIAIVGGLGPTEIVNSVVVDGSTRLAAAFTAVFFGAALGSIVEQTGIAEDLVKSAAELGGDNPFVVAVLLYLAVAVISTSISGLGAFIMIATIVFPIMVSIGFPRKIAAGITLLAYANGVMFNPANWVFYADVTGIDLQSVMVWALPTGVAALLAGVAYITFQTRTSEFQATWAARAEPVGGSDDRNSGVPVYALLSPIIPVVLVVAGLEVLPAFVVGIFFAAVASKPGLRGIRHPRRTLNEVTRAFHEGISNAAPAIALMVAIGWLLNAVFAESVAQTMEPLLSAIIPENMVLYAAMFIVLAPLALYRGPLNLWGLGSGIIGVLAAIGINPALITTTAVSALRVQAPADPTNTHNAWTADEMDVNVNSLTKSVLPFAWLTAAAGIVFSVVLFGL is encoded by the coding sequence ATGACAGTACTCGCAGCGGTCGGAATTCTAGCAGTGTTCGCGGTGTTCGGTCTGCTGATGATGACCGAAACCGTTCCAACGTTCATCGCCCTCGCGGCGATGGCTCTCGGTATCGCAATCGTTGGCGGACTCGGGCCGACGGAGATCGTCAACTCGGTAGTCGTCGACGGATCGACGCGACTCGCGGCGGCGTTCACCGCCGTCTTCTTCGGCGCGGCGCTCGGCTCTATCGTCGAACAGACCGGCATCGCCGAGGACCTCGTCAAGTCGGCTGCCGAACTCGGCGGCGACAACCCGTTCGTCGTCGCTGTCCTGCTCTACCTCGCCGTCGCAGTTATCTCGACGAGCATCTCCGGACTCGGCGCGTTCATCATGATCGCCACCATTGTGTTCCCGATCATGGTGAGCATCGGCTTCCCCCGGAAGATTGCGGCCGGAATCACGCTGCTCGCGTACGCCAACGGGGTGATGTTCAACCCCGCGAACTGGGTGTTCTACGCCGACGTCACCGGAATCGACCTCCAGAGCGTGATGGTGTGGGCGCTACCGACAGGCGTCGCGGCGCTGCTCGCGGGAGTGGCCTACATCACGTTTCAGACCCGGACATCCGAGTTTCAGGCGACGTGGGCCGCACGCGCCGAACCGGTCGGCGGGTCGGACGATCGAAACTCGGGCGTCCCGGTGTACGCGCTGCTGTCTCCCATCATTCCGGTCGTGCTCGTCGTCGCCGGATTAGAGGTTCTCCCGGCGTTCGTCGTCGGTATATTCTTCGCGGCCGTCGCGAGCAAACCCGGACTGCGCGGGATTCGACACCCAAGACGAACTCTCAATGAGGTGACCCGTGCCTTCCACGAGGGCATCTCGAACGCCGCCCCGGCCATCGCGCTGATGGTCGCCATTGGGTGGCTTCTCAACGCGGTGTTCGCCGAGTCCGTCGCGCAGACGATGGAGCCACTCCTCTCGGCCATCATCCCGGAGAACATGGTCCTGTACGCCGCGATGTTCATCGTCCTCGCTCCGCTGGCGCTCTACCGCGGCCCGCTCAACCTTTGGGGCCTCGGCAGCGGTATCATCGGCGTCCTCGCCGCCATCGGCATCAACCCCGCGCTCATCACAACGACGGCGGTCAGCGCGCTTCGCGTGCAAGCCCCGGCGGACCCGACGAACACCCACAACGCGTGGACGGCCGACGAGATGGACGTCAACGTGAACTCGTTGACGAAGAGCGTCCTCCCGTTCGCGTGGCTCACCGCCGCCGCCGGCATCGTCTTCTCGGTCGTCCTCTTCGGCCTCTAA
- a CDS encoding hydantoinase/oxoprolinase family protein, translating into MDSLRIGIDVGGTFTDAVAIDSDTLEVVRQVKVPTTHDAEAGVAAGIVEAASQILEDVDATPEDVVFIAHGTTQATNALLEGDVSAVGVLGMGKGLKGRRGRTETNVGDIELEDDQRIPVEHEFVTIGDDGVPSTEAVEEALDAFEAAGVESVVASQAFGVDDPTTEEHACKLAREAGFAAIGAHVVSKRYGLKVRTRTAVVNASILPRMMKTSRSTAESIAGMGVDAPLMIMRSDGGVMEISEMQRRPIQTILSGPAAGVAGALMYENVTDGIFIEVGGTSSDISVIERGKPKWKSAEIGGHTTFLRTLDIRTEGVAGGSMIRVDDGEVSGVGPRSAHIADLPYAVYAETDAIESPRLVRVRPKEDDPEYVAVETADGTRYALTPSGAANVLGLVSDDAYTAGNADAARRAFEPLADELGVSVNDAARAVLDAAVEKLVPVVEDILDEYGLNAGLLELVGGGGGSAALLPYLAETTDYDARLATNHATISTIGVGLAMVRDVVERNVMEPSESDIERLRREAIDSVVGMGASQESVEATVEYDASRNLLRAEAEGSTELQTRDLSQGAIDDESRHETAAASLDSDSDAVESVAETESLRVFQTERSSSRFFGLLTKTRQPTAVVDGGGVARLKLEDAAVYTLTGESVVESVDEVLDRESVFSNSSEKLPNLYVCHGSQLLDVSGMSTRDQIHSLVDIELGDVPDDQQLVLLAEKP; encoded by the coding sequence ATGGATTCACTCCGAATCGGTATCGACGTAGGCGGAACGTTCACCGACGCCGTCGCCATCGACAGCGACACGTTGGAAGTAGTGCGACAAGTGAAGGTCCCGACGACCCACGACGCCGAGGCGGGCGTCGCTGCCGGTATCGTCGAGGCGGCGTCGCAGATTCTCGAAGACGTCGACGCGACGCCCGAAGACGTCGTCTTCATCGCCCACGGGACGACGCAAGCGACGAACGCGCTGCTGGAGGGCGACGTATCCGCCGTCGGCGTACTCGGTATGGGAAAGGGGCTGAAAGGCCGCCGCGGGCGAACGGAGACGAACGTCGGCGACATCGAACTCGAAGACGACCAGCGCATCCCCGTCGAGCACGAGTTCGTCACCATTGGCGACGACGGCGTTCCGTCGACGGAAGCCGTCGAAGAGGCGCTCGACGCGTTCGAGGCGGCGGGGGTGGAGTCGGTAGTCGCCAGTCAAGCGTTCGGCGTCGACGACCCGACCACCGAGGAACACGCCTGCAAACTCGCTCGCGAGGCCGGCTTCGCCGCCATCGGCGCGCACGTCGTCTCGAAGCGCTACGGACTCAAGGTGCGGACGCGGACGGCGGTGGTCAACGCGAGCATCCTTCCGCGGATGATGAAGACCTCGCGGTCAACCGCCGAGAGCATCGCCGGGATGGGCGTCGACGCGCCGCTGATGATAATGCGCTCCGACGGTGGCGTGATGGAGATCTCGGAGATGCAGCGCCGTCCGATTCAGACGATTCTCTCCGGACCGGCGGCGGGCGTCGCCGGCGCGCTGATGTACGAGAACGTCACCGACGGCATCTTCATCGAAGTCGGCGGGACGAGCAGCGACATCAGCGTCATCGAGCGAGGGAAACCGAAGTGGAAATCCGCCGAAATCGGCGGTCACACCACGTTCCTCCGGACGCTCGACATCCGAACAGAGGGCGTCGCCGGCGGGTCGATGATTCGCGTCGACGACGGCGAGGTGTCGGGCGTCGGCCCGCGGAGCGCCCACATCGCCGACCTACCGTACGCGGTGTACGCCGAAACCGACGCCATCGAGAGCCCACGCCTCGTTCGCGTCCGACCGAAGGAGGACGACCCCGAGTACGTCGCCGTCGAGACGGCCGACGGAACCCGGTACGCGCTGACGCCGAGCGGCGCGGCGAACGTGCTCGGACTTGTTTCAGACGACGCCTACACGGCCGGCAACGCCGATGCCGCGCGGCGGGCCTTCGAACCGCTCGCCGACGAACTCGGCGTCAGCGTCAACGACGCTGCGCGGGCGGTGCTCGATGCCGCAGTCGAGAAACTTGTTCCGGTCGTCGAGGACATCCTCGACGAGTACGGACTCAACGCGGGGCTACTCGAACTCGTGGGCGGTGGCGGCGGGAGCGCGGCCCTACTGCCGTATCTCGCCGAGACGACTGATTACGACGCTCGACTCGCGACGAACCACGCGACCATCAGCACCATCGGCGTCGGTCTCGCGATGGTCCGCGACGTCGTCGAACGCAACGTGATGGAACCGTCGGAGTCGGACATCGAGCGCCTGCGGCGAGAGGCGATCGACTCCGTCGTCGGTATGGGTGCGAGCCAGGAATCGGTCGAAGCGACCGTTGAGTACGACGCCTCGCGAAATCTCCTACGCGCCGAAGCAGAGGGGTCGACCGAGCTCCAGACCCGAGACCTCTCGCAGGGAGCTATCGACGACGAGAGTCGGCACGAGACGGCGGCGGCGAGCCTCGATAGCGACTCCGACGCCGTGGAGTCGGTCGCCGAGACCGAGAGCCTCCGCGTCTTCCAGACCGAGCGGTCGTCGTCGCGGTTCTTCGGTCTGCTCACCAAGACGCGTCAGCCGACTGCCGTCGTCGACGGCGGCGGAGTCGCTCGACTCAAACTCGAAGACGCCGCCGTCTACACGCTGACAGGTGAGTCGGTCGTAGAGTCGGTCGACGAGGTGCTCGACCGCGAGTCGGTGTTCTCGAACTCCTCGGAGAAACTCCCGAACCTCTACGTTTGTCACGGCAGTCAATTACTCGACGTGAGCGGCATGTCGACCAGAGACCAGATTCACTCGCTCGTCGACATCGAACTCGGCGACGTTCCGGACGACCAACAGCTCGTACTGTTGGCGGAGAAACCGTGA